Proteins co-encoded in one Hemibagrus wyckioides isolate EC202008001 linkage group LG26, SWU_Hwy_1.0, whole genome shotgun sequence genomic window:
- the cpo gene encoding carboxypeptidase O: MLQSILSVLLILTLETQDRVVEGLEHRAYDYTKYHTMDEISEWMNMMIKDHPDVVTSIIYGNTYEKRNITLLKIGLSSTEKKKMIWMDCGIHAREWIAPAFCQHFVKEILGSYKTNPKISEMLKHLDLYITPVLNMDGYIYSWKDNTTRLWRKTRSPGTDNCTCFGTDLNRNFYANWGMVGISRDCCSEIYNGPSPLSEPEAKSVTDFLSDNRDNILCFLTIHSYGQLILLPYGHPNITAPNEDELMKVGLAAAEAIKAVHGMDYTVGTPPKVLYPNSGSSRDFARLIGIPFSFTFELRDKGQHGFKLPEDQIQPTCEEAYQGALSIITYVHDKTFVRAAATSIAATLWSVCLALWLSSTI, encoded by the exons ATGTTGCAGTCGATTTTATCCGTTCTGCTCATTTTGACCTTGGAAACCCAGGACAG GGTGGTGGAGGGACTGGAGCATCGGGCTTATGACTACACCAAGTACCACACCATGGATgag ATCTCCGAGTGGATGAACATGATGATAAAAGATCATCCTGACGTCGTTACCAGCATCATCTATGGAAACACATATGAAAAGAGGAATATCACACTGTTGAAG ATCGGTCTGAGCAGCAccgagaagaagaagatgatctGGATGGACTGTGGGATTCACGCTCGAGAATGGATTGCTCCAGCTTTCTGCCAGCACTTTGTCAAGGAG ATCCTGGGCTCCTACAAAACAAACCCAAAgatcagcgagatgttgaaacATTTGGACTTGTACATCACCCCAGTGTTGAACATGGACGGATATATTTACTCATGGAAAGACAACACG ACACGATTATGGAGGAAGACAAGGTCACCTGGAACTGATAACTGCACGTGTTTTGGTACAGACCTCAACCGCAACTTTTATGCTAACTGGGGAA TGGTGGGAATTTCCAGAGACTGCTGCTCAGAGATCTATAATGGACCATCTCCACTTTCGGAGCCTGAGGCCAAGTCGGTGACGGACTTCCTGAGTGACAATCGAGACAACATTCTCTGCTTCCTCACCATCCACTCGTATGGCCAGCTGATCCTGTTGCCTTATGGGCACCCCAACATCACTGCCCCAAATGAAGATGAGTTG atgaaagTGGGTCTGGCTGCAGCAGAGGCCATTAAAGCTGTTCATGGAATGGACTACACAGTGGGAACGCCTCCTAAAGTGCTTT ACCCCAATTCTGGCTCATCTCGTGACTTCGCACGTCTCATCGGCATCCCATTTTCCTTCACTTTTGAGCTGCGTGATAAGGGCCAGCACGGCTTCAAGCTGCCAGAGGACCAGATCCAGCCCACGTGTGAAGAGGCGTATCAGGGCGCACTGTCCATCATCACGTACGTCCACGATAAAACCTTCGTCCGTGCAGCGGCTACAAGTATCGCAGCTACGCTATGGAGTGTTTGCCTGGCTTTGTGGCTTTCTAGCACCATCTAG